Proteins co-encoded in one Neofelis nebulosa isolate mNeoNeb1 chromosome 2, mNeoNeb1.pri, whole genome shotgun sequence genomic window:
- the LOC131503804 gene encoding 5-hydroxytryptamine receptor 5B, protein MEAANLTVAATGVSLPLGSEASSFSPSPGGVIGSTPGGAALPGREPPFSVFTVLVVTLLVLLIAATFLWNLLVLVTILRVRAFHRVPHNLVASTAVSDVLVAALVMPLSLVSELSAGRRWLLGRSLCHVWISFDVLCCTASIWNVAAIALDRYWTITRHLQYTLRTRRRASALMIALTWALSALIALAPLLFGWGEAYDPRRQRCQVSQEPSYAVFSTCGAFYLPLGVVLFVYWKIYKAAKFRFGRRRRAVLPLPAKVQVKEAPHEAEMVFTARRRPVVAFQMSGDSWREQKEKRAAVMVGILIGVFVLCWIPFFLAELISPLCACSLPPIWKSIFLWLGYSNSFFNPLIYTAFNKNYNNAFKSLFSRQR, encoded by the exons ATGGAAGCAGCTAACCTCACGGTGGCCGCCACCGGCGTCTCCCTGCCCCTGGGATCCGAGGCCAGCAGCTTCAGCCCAAGCCCCGGCGGGGTCATTGGGTCGACCCCAGGCGGGGCCGCCCTGCCCGGCCGCGAGCCGCCTTTCTCCGTCTTCACGGTGCTGGTGGTGACGCTGCTGGTGCTGCTGATCGCGGCCACTTTCCTGTGGAACCTGCTGGTTCTGGTCACCATCCTGCGCGTCCGCGCCTTCCATCGTGTGCCTCATAACTTGGTGGCCTCGACGGCCGTGTCGGACGTACTCGTGGCCGCGCTGGTGATGCCCCTGAGCCTGGTGAGCGAGCTGTCGGCCGGGCGACGTTGGCTGCTGGGCCGGAGCCTGTGCCACGTGTGGATCTCCTTCGACGTGCTGTGCTGCACCGCCAGCATCTGGAACGTGGCGGCCATCGCCCTGGACCGCTACTGGACCATCACTCGCCACCTTCAGTACACGCTGCGCACCCGCCGCCGCGCCTCCGCGCTCATGATCGCGCTCACCTGGGCGCTCTCGGCGCTCATCGCCCTGGCCCCGCTGCTCTTTGGCTGGGGCGAGGCGTACGACCCACGGCGCCAGCGCTGCCAGGTGAGCCAGGAACCCTCCTACGCCGTCTTCTCCACCTGCGGTGCCTTCTACCTGCCGCTTGGCGTGGTGCTCTTCGTCTACTGGAAGATCTACAAGGCGGCCAAGTTCCGTTTCGGCCGCCGCCGCAGGGCTGTGCTGCCGCTGCCGGCCAAGGTGCAG GTGAAGGAGGCTCCTCACGAGGCTGAGATGGTGTTCACGGCGCGTCGTCGCCCGGTGGTGGCCTTTCAGATGAGCGGGGACTCGTGGCGGGAGCAGAAGGAGAAGCGGGCGGCCGTGATGGTGGGCATTCTCATTGGCGTGTTTGTGCTGTGCTGGATCCCCTTCTTCCTGGCGGAGCTCATCAGCCCCCTCTGTGCCTGCAGCCTGCCCCCCATTTGGAAAAGCATATTCTTGTGGCTCGGCTACTCCAATTCCTTCTTCAACCCCCTGATCTACACGGCATTTAACAAGAACTACAACAACGCCTTCAAGAGTCTCTTCAGCAGGCAGAGATGA